A portion of the Poecilia reticulata strain Guanapo linkage group LG23, Guppy_female_1.0+MT, whole genome shotgun sequence genome contains these proteins:
- the podxl gene encoding podocalyxin has translation MRATLTVTWLLLSLSICSESSDVSTTKPDETGKPTNAPTVSPNSIIASVSPEYSHQSEKPTSEAPSIGTTAQQQPTTATSNPPTVTTATTAQSKTSTQILTIPATSSGAINPPTTTVTASITTVISTSTTNQTTGSPGSNSNSVLTTATEPNRGTVASALKPSENATEKTTNTAGPPVGPTSQRSQATLTAASSNEGSKAGPTPQTVTKTGLVSTAPSNSGQVPERSSTPGNTPTAKHTLVITQSSTPEATTRPGGTETNTETFMFSLSDSESTKNKTLVQLCKSFMSSLRNGTCFATLRNNGSKIGSLKIEVDINLVQEQLSKLNAEKKPAEEPTDNKTLTAILASCGALLIMIIILGVCVSQRRKPYNENQLHLTEELHTVENGYHDNPTLEVMEVQPEMQEKKMALNGEFSDSWIVPIDNLMKEDAPDEEDTHL, from the exons GCATCTGTTCAGAGAGCAGTGACGTTTCCACCACAAAACCAGATGAAACAGGGAAACCAACAAATGCTCCTACTGTTTCACCTAATTCAATCATTGCCTCGGTCTCACCAGAATACAGTCATCAGTCTGAAAAGCCAACGAGTGAAGCCCCGTCCATAGGAACAACGGCTCAGCAGCAACCCACAACGgccaccagcaaccctcccactGTGACAACCGCTACTACAGCACAGTCAAAAACCAGTACACAGATCTTAACCATACCTGCCACCTCGTCTGGTGCCATCAATCCTCCAACCACCACTGTCACCGCCTCCATTACGACTGTCATCTCTACCTCGACAACAAACCAAACTACAGGGAGTCCTGGCAGCAACAGCAATTCAGTGTTGACTACAGCTACTGAGCCCAACAGAGGTACTGTGGCATCGGCCTTGAAACCAAGTGAAAATGCTACGGAGAAGACAACCAACACAGCTGGTCCACCGGTGGGGCCAACGTCTCAGAGGAGCCAAGCAACATTGACGGCTGCCAGCAGCAACGAGGGCAGCAAAGCAG GTCCCACTCCACAGACTGTGACAAAGACGGGGTTGGTGTCGACTGCACCTTCAAACTCCGGCCAGGTCCCAGAGAGGAGCTCCACCCCCGGCAACACTCCCACTGCAAAACACACTCTTGTCATCACTCAAAGCTCGACCCCTGAGGCCACGACACGACCTGGGGGGACTGAGACAAACACTGAGACATTTATG TTTTCTCTGAGCGATTCAGAG TCAAcgaaaaacaaaactctggtgCAATTGTGCAAGAGCTTCATGTCCAGCCTGCGTAACGGTACCTGCTTCGCTACGCTGCGGAATAACGGGAGTAAGATTGGCAGTTTGAAGATTGAAG TCGACATCAATCTGGTACAGGAGCAACTTTCAAAActcaatgcagaaaaaaaacctgccgaa GAACCGACAGACAACAAAACCCTGACAGCCATCCTGGCCTCATGTGGAGCCCTGCTCATCATGATCATCATCCTGGGCGTCTGCGTGTCCCAACGCCGCAAGCCGTACAACGAGAACCAG CTGCACCTGACCGAAGAGCTGCACACGGTGGAGAATGGTTACCATGACAACCCCACGCTGGAGGTGATGGAGGTGCAGCCAGAGATGCAGGAGAAGAAGATGGCGCTGAACGGGGAATTCAGCGACAGCTGGATCGTCCCCATCGACAACCTGATGAAGGAGGACGCGCCCGACGAGGAGGACACCCACCTGTGA
- the mkln1 gene encoding muskelin isoform X2: MAAVPESRVLTFSVFKWSSYSSTYLPENILVDKPNDQSSRWSSESNYPPQFLILKLERPAIVQSITFGKYEKTHVCNLKKFKVFGGMSEENMTELLSSGLKNDYNKETFTLKHKIDEQMFPCRFVKIVPLMSWGPSFNFSIWYIELHGIEDPDVVQPCLNWYSKYREQEAIRLCLKHFRQHNYTEAFESLQKKTRIALEHPMLTHLHDCLVLQGDFDACEELIDKAVRDGLFNQYISQQEYKPRWSQIIPKCNKGDADDNRPGMRGGHQMVIDVQTETVYLFGGWDGTQDLADFWAYSVQENQWACISRDTEKENGPSARSCHKMCIDSQRRQIYTLGRYLDSSVRNSKSLKSDFYRYDITANTWTLLSEDTSADGGPKLVFDHQMCMDSEKHMIYTFGGRILTCNGSVEDSRTSEPQFSGLYAFHCQAGTWRLLREDSCNAGPEDIQSRIGHCMLFHTRNRCLYVFGGQRSKTYLNDFFSYDVDGDHVEIISDGTKKDSGMVPMTGFTQRATIDPELNEIHVLSGLSKDKDKREENVRNSFWIYDIARNNWSCVYKNDQAVKENPSKTLQEEEPCPRFAHQLVYDEMHKVHYLFGGNPGKSCSPKMRLDDFWSLKLCRPSKEYLLRHCRYLIRKYRFEEKAQSEPLNALKYLQNDLSLTVDHTDPDETKEFQLLPTALFKSSSDFIPLGFSDVDQTYAQRTQLFDTLVNFFPDSMTPPKGNLVDLITL, from the exons atggctgccgttCCTGAGAGCAGAGTTCTTACTTTCAGCGTTTTTAAATGGAGCTCATATTCCTCCACATATTTACCCGA GAATATCTTGGTGGATAAACCTAACGATCAGTCCTCCAGGTGGTCTTCAGAGAGCAACTATCCTCCACAG TTTTTAATCTTGAAGTTGGAAAGGCCGGCGATTGTTCAGAGCATCACCTTTGGCAAGTATGAGAAGACTCATGTCTGCAACCTCAAGAAGTTCAAAGTGTTTGGTGGGATGAGCGAGGAGAACATGACAGAACTTTTATCCAG TGGCCTTAAGAACGACTACAACAAGGAGACGTTTACGTTAAAGCATAAGATTGATGAGCAGATGTTTCcctgcagatttgtgaaaatag TGCCTCTGATGTCTTGGGGCCCCAGTTTTAACTTCAGCATCTGGTACATTGAACTGCACGGCATTGAGGACCCTGATGTGGTGCAGCCCTGCCTTAACTGGTACAGCAAG TACAGAGAACAGGAAGCCATCCGGCTCTGCCTCAAGCACTTCCGGCAGCACAACTACACGGAAGCCTTCGAGTCGTTGCAGAAGAAGACGCGCATAGCCCTGGAGCACCCCATGCTCACACACCTGCACGACTGTCTGGTGCTGCAAGGAGACTTTGACGCCTGTGAGGAGCTCATAGACAAAGCAGTGAGAG ATGGTTTGTTTAACCAGTATATCAGCCAGCAGGAGTACAAGCCCAGGTGGAGTCAGATCATCCCCAAGTGCAACAAAG GTGACGCCGATGACAACAGGCCCGGGATGAGGGGAGGACATCAAATGGTCATTGACGTCCAGACTG AGACGGTATACCTGTTCGGGGGTTGGGATGGCACTCAGGATCTGGCCGACTTCTGGGCCTACAGCGTCCAGGAGAACCAGTGGGCCTGCATCTCCAGGGACACAGAAAAAGAG AATGGCCCGAGCGCCCGCTCCTGCCACAAGATGTGCATCGACTCGCAGCGCCGGCAGATCTACACGCTGGGCCGCTACCTGGACTCCAGCGTCAGAAACAGCAAGTCCTTGAAGAGCGACTTCTACCGCTATGACATCACGGCCAACACCTGGACGCTCCTCAGCGAGGACACGTCAGCGGACGGAGGGCCCAAGCTGGTGTTTGACCACCAG ATGTGCATGGACTCAGAGAAACACATGATTTACACGTTTGGCGGCCGCATCCTGACGTGTAACGGCAGCGTGGAGGACAGTCGGACGTCGGAGCCACAGTTCAGCGGTCTGTACGCGTTCCACTGCCAGGCAGGGACGTGGCGCCTCCTACGGGAAGACTCGTGCAACGCCGGGCCAGAGGACATTCAGTCCCGGATCGGACACTGCATGCTTTTCCACACC AGAAACCGCTGTCTCTATGTGTttgggggtcagaggtcaaagacATACCTGAACGATTTCTTCAGCTACGATGTGGATGGAGATCATGTAGAGATCATATCTGATGGTACCAAGAAGGATTCTGGGATGG TTCCAATGACGGGTTTCACCCAGAGAGCCACCATCGACCCGGAGCTCAATGAGATCCACGTCCTGTCTGGGCTGAGCAAAGACAAGGACAAACGGGAGGAGAACGTGCGCAACTCGTTCTGGATCTACGACATCGCCCGCAACAACTG GTCATGTGTGTATAAGAACGATCAGGCTGTAAAAGAAAACCCGAGTAAGAcgctgcaggaggaggaaccGTGTCCACGCTTTGCACACCAGCTGGTCTACGATGAGATGCACAAG GTACACTACCTGTTTGGAGGAAACCCAGGGAAGTCGTGTTCTCCTAAGATGCGCCTCGATGACTTCTGGTCCCTCAAACTGTGTCGGCCCTCTAAGGAGTACCTGCTGCGCCACTGCAGATACCTCATCAGGAAATACAG GTTTGAGGAGAAAGCCCAGTCAGAGCCACTGAATGCTCTGAAGTACCTTCAGAACGACCTGTCGCTAACCGTGGACCACACTGACCCTGATGAGACCAAAGAG ttCCAGCTCCTACCAACTGCTCTCTTCAAGTCCAGTTCTGATTTCATCCCTCTAG gCTTCTCTGACGTAGACCAGACGTACGCTCAGCGAACGCAGCTCTTTGACACGCTGGTCAACTTCTTCCCTGACAGCATGACGCCCCCGAAGGGCAACCTGGTGGACCTGATCACCCTCTAG
- the mkln1 gene encoding muskelin isoform X1 codes for MAAVPESRVLTFSVFKWSSYSSTYLPENILVDKPNDQSSRWSSESNYPPQFLILKLERPAIVQSITFGKYEKTHVCNLKKFKVFGGMSEENMTELLSSGLKNDYNKETFTLKHKIDEQMFPCRFVKIVPLMSWGPSFNFSIWYIELHGIEDPDVVQPCLNWYSKYREQEAIRLCLKHFRQHNYTEAFESLQKKTRIALEHPMLTHLHDCLVLQGDFDACEELIDKAVRDGLFNQYISQQEYKPRWSQIIPKCNKGTGSQEISRDDVNSDADDNRPGMRGGHQMVIDVQTETVYLFGGWDGTQDLADFWAYSVQENQWACISRDTEKENGPSARSCHKMCIDSQRRQIYTLGRYLDSSVRNSKSLKSDFYRYDITANTWTLLSEDTSADGGPKLVFDHQMCMDSEKHMIYTFGGRILTCNGSVEDSRTSEPQFSGLYAFHCQAGTWRLLREDSCNAGPEDIQSRIGHCMLFHTRNRCLYVFGGQRSKTYLNDFFSYDVDGDHVEIISDGTKKDSGMVPMTGFTQRATIDPELNEIHVLSGLSKDKDKREENVRNSFWIYDIARNNWSCVYKNDQAVKENPSKTLQEEEPCPRFAHQLVYDEMHKVHYLFGGNPGKSCSPKMRLDDFWSLKLCRPSKEYLLRHCRYLIRKYRFEEKAQSEPLNALKYLQNDLSLTVDHTDPDETKEFQLLPTALFKSSSDFIPLGFSDVDQTYAQRTQLFDTLVNFFPDSMTPPKGNLVDLITL; via the exons atggctgccgttCCTGAGAGCAGAGTTCTTACTTTCAGCGTTTTTAAATGGAGCTCATATTCCTCCACATATTTACCCGA GAATATCTTGGTGGATAAACCTAACGATCAGTCCTCCAGGTGGTCTTCAGAGAGCAACTATCCTCCACAG TTTTTAATCTTGAAGTTGGAAAGGCCGGCGATTGTTCAGAGCATCACCTTTGGCAAGTATGAGAAGACTCATGTCTGCAACCTCAAGAAGTTCAAAGTGTTTGGTGGGATGAGCGAGGAGAACATGACAGAACTTTTATCCAG TGGCCTTAAGAACGACTACAACAAGGAGACGTTTACGTTAAAGCATAAGATTGATGAGCAGATGTTTCcctgcagatttgtgaaaatag TGCCTCTGATGTCTTGGGGCCCCAGTTTTAACTTCAGCATCTGGTACATTGAACTGCACGGCATTGAGGACCCTGATGTGGTGCAGCCCTGCCTTAACTGGTACAGCAAG TACAGAGAACAGGAAGCCATCCGGCTCTGCCTCAAGCACTTCCGGCAGCACAACTACACGGAAGCCTTCGAGTCGTTGCAGAAGAAGACGCGCATAGCCCTGGAGCACCCCATGCTCACACACCTGCACGACTGTCTGGTGCTGCAAGGAGACTTTGACGCCTGTGAGGAGCTCATAGACAAAGCAGTGAGAG ATGGTTTGTTTAACCAGTATATCAGCCAGCAGGAGTACAAGCCCAGGTGGAGTCAGATCATCCCCAAGTGCAACAAAGGTACAGGCAGCCAAGAAATCAGCCGAGACGACGTGAACA GTGACGCCGATGACAACAGGCCCGGGATGAGGGGAGGACATCAAATGGTCATTGACGTCCAGACTG AGACGGTATACCTGTTCGGGGGTTGGGATGGCACTCAGGATCTGGCCGACTTCTGGGCCTACAGCGTCCAGGAGAACCAGTGGGCCTGCATCTCCAGGGACACAGAAAAAGAG AATGGCCCGAGCGCCCGCTCCTGCCACAAGATGTGCATCGACTCGCAGCGCCGGCAGATCTACACGCTGGGCCGCTACCTGGACTCCAGCGTCAGAAACAGCAAGTCCTTGAAGAGCGACTTCTACCGCTATGACATCACGGCCAACACCTGGACGCTCCTCAGCGAGGACACGTCAGCGGACGGAGGGCCCAAGCTGGTGTTTGACCACCAG ATGTGCATGGACTCAGAGAAACACATGATTTACACGTTTGGCGGCCGCATCCTGACGTGTAACGGCAGCGTGGAGGACAGTCGGACGTCGGAGCCACAGTTCAGCGGTCTGTACGCGTTCCACTGCCAGGCAGGGACGTGGCGCCTCCTACGGGAAGACTCGTGCAACGCCGGGCCAGAGGACATTCAGTCCCGGATCGGACACTGCATGCTTTTCCACACC AGAAACCGCTGTCTCTATGTGTttgggggtcagaggtcaaagacATACCTGAACGATTTCTTCAGCTACGATGTGGATGGAGATCATGTAGAGATCATATCTGATGGTACCAAGAAGGATTCTGGGATGG TTCCAATGACGGGTTTCACCCAGAGAGCCACCATCGACCCGGAGCTCAATGAGATCCACGTCCTGTCTGGGCTGAGCAAAGACAAGGACAAACGGGAGGAGAACGTGCGCAACTCGTTCTGGATCTACGACATCGCCCGCAACAACTG GTCATGTGTGTATAAGAACGATCAGGCTGTAAAAGAAAACCCGAGTAAGAcgctgcaggaggaggaaccGTGTCCACGCTTTGCACACCAGCTGGTCTACGATGAGATGCACAAG GTACACTACCTGTTTGGAGGAAACCCAGGGAAGTCGTGTTCTCCTAAGATGCGCCTCGATGACTTCTGGTCCCTCAAACTGTGTCGGCCCTCTAAGGAGTACCTGCTGCGCCACTGCAGATACCTCATCAGGAAATACAG GTTTGAGGAGAAAGCCCAGTCAGAGCCACTGAATGCTCTGAAGTACCTTCAGAACGACCTGTCGCTAACCGTGGACCACACTGACCCTGATGAGACCAAAGAG ttCCAGCTCCTACCAACTGCTCTCTTCAAGTCCAGTTCTGATTTCATCCCTCTAG gCTTCTCTGACGTAGACCAGACGTACGCTCAGCGAACGCAGCTCTTTGACACGCTGGTCAACTTCTTCCCTGACAGCATGACGCCCCCGAAGGGCAACCTGGTGGACCTGATCACCCTCTAG